In Dyadobacter subterraneus, a single genomic region encodes these proteins:
- a CDS encoding helix-turn-helix transcriptional regulator → MKNTIKVERAKKNWTQADLAKHIGISRQGLNSIETGKFIPSTVLALRMAKVFNTTVEVLFQLDEIDEV, encoded by the coding sequence ATGAAAAACACTATAAAGGTTGAACGAGCAAAGAAAAACTGGACACAAGCCGACCTGGCAAAACACATCGGAATTTCACGACAGGGCTTAAATTCAATTGAAACAGGAAAGTTTATCCCATCCACTGTACTTGCTCTACGGATGGCCAAAGTTTTTAATACTACCGTTGAAGTTTTATTCCAACTGGATGAAATTGACGAGGTATAA
- a CDS encoding prolyl oligopeptidase family serine peptidase: MKKIGYLLALLLYTYFSHAQDFGAYKKELFIQGTDTLRYRILYPEKYNKKKAYPLVVFLHGAGERGSDNEHQLDLGASLFLEDSVRKKFPAIVIFPQCPTDSTWNSFITKSDTTEAYNLTLNIVGLTIPELLVKQLMDSLAENKIADKKRIYIGGLSLGGFGTYDLVIHYPDFFAAAFSICGQANVKLFTENASRVPIWIFHGDVDSVIPVQPNRDLYKALQKIGAKNVKYTEYPGVNHNSWINAFAEPNLLPWLFSFKK, encoded by the coding sequence ATGAAAAAGATAGGATATCTTCTGGCACTTTTGCTGTACACTTATTTTTCACATGCGCAGGATTTTGGCGCATATAAAAAGGAACTCTTTATTCAGGGCACAGATACGTTACGTTACAGAATTTTATATCCTGAAAAATATAATAAAAAAAAGGCATATCCCCTGGTCGTTTTTCTCCATGGCGCAGGTGAAAGAGGAAGTGACAACGAACACCAGCTTGATCTTGGCGCCTCATTATTTTTAGAAGATTCCGTACGCAAAAAATTTCCCGCAATTGTTATTTTTCCACAATGCCCGACGGATAGTACCTGGAACAGTTTCATAACAAAATCGGATACGACAGAAGCCTACAACCTGACGTTAAATATCGTAGGACTCACAATTCCGGAGCTACTGGTAAAACAATTAATGGACAGTTTGGCCGAAAACAAGATTGCCGACAAGAAAAGAATTTATATCGGAGGGCTTTCACTGGGCGGTTTCGGAACGTATGATTTGGTCATTCATTATCCGGATTTCTTTGCAGCAGCGTTTTCGATTTGCGGACAGGCGAACGTGAAATTATTTACAGAAAATGCGTCACGAGTACCTATATGGATTTTTCATGGTGATGTTGACAGCGTTATTCCCGTTCAACCCAACAGGGATTTGTATAAAGCTTTACAAAAAATTGGCGCCAAAAATGTTAAGTATACGGAATATCCTGGCGTGAACCACAATAGTTGGATCAACGCTTTTGCAGAACCAAACCTTCTTCCCTGGCTGTTTTCTTTTAAGAAATAG
- a CDS encoding NAD-dependent epimerase/dehydratase family protein: MNKESGKILVTGTTGLVGARLLPRLTEAGLDCLALVRSKNNIPSTISAIEGDLLDAASLIEAVKDATAIIHLAAVFRTQDTDLIWKSNFEGTCNLIETAKMHAPGCRFILASTAHVYDTNNSHPGREDDAVDPQHAYPASKLAAEKALRESGLNWSILRFPFVYGDGDGHLEMLPKHMAATKWHPATRMSTIHHIDIATAMKMALTGKMDGRIVNISDESPTSVYELIQLVGQTMQPSSEPLQNPWYLHIDSSLARSFGFQAVVRTVYQAVQENLL, from the coding sequence ATGAACAAAGAATCAGGAAAAATACTGGTAACCGGCACGACCGGTTTAGTGGGAGCACGTCTCTTGCCGCGACTCACCGAAGCGGGCTTGGATTGCCTTGCATTAGTACGCAGCAAAAATAACATCCCGTCCACAATATCGGCTATTGAAGGTGATCTGCTTGATGCAGCATCGCTTATAGAAGCGGTAAAGGATGCGACCGCGATCATCCATCTGGCAGCAGTGTTCCGCACGCAGGACACAGATTTGATATGGAAAAGCAATTTTGAAGGCACTTGTAACCTTATCGAAACGGCAAAGATGCATGCTCCGGGCTGCCGCTTTATTCTGGCAAGCACCGCCCACGTCTATGATACCAATAATTCGCATCCGGGACGGGAAGACGATGCGGTTGATCCACAACATGCATACCCTGCCAGCAAGTTAGCGGCAGAAAAAGCGTTGCGTGAAAGTGGGCTCAACTGGTCAATCCTGAGATTTCCGTTTGTTTACGGAGACGGAGATGGTCATCTGGAAATGTTGCCCAAGCACATGGCTGCTACCAAGTGGCATCCTGCGACCAGAATGAGTACAATTCACCATATTGACATCGCCACCGCAATGAAGATGGCATTGACCGGGAAAATGGACGGTCGTATTGTAAATATCTCTGATGAATCTCCAACCTCGGTCTATGAGCTGATTCAACTTGTCGGACAGACCATGCAGCCATCATCAGAGCCGCTTCAAAATCCCTGGTATCTTCATATTGACAGTTCGCTAGCCCGAAGTTTTGGTTTCCAAGCGGTGGTCAGGACGGTTTATCAGGCAGTGCAGGAGAATTTGTTATAA
- a CDS encoding AraC family transcriptional regulator — protein sequence MRSINSLPEDFSQNDQLPIRIVSPDYGHLSAQAADKYGLTHRLPYYFLLFVLDGSIRYGVDLEEFEIGKHEVLYSLPNQIQQLPLTAHANDYYKLGFDDECISKLPRQYPFLLNPLNRQKISFSAVAAKRLQAIFQILLDLLKTFNTDPELILAHLNSLLTEINTAYFAAEKRPADDRLAKFIGFKLFVENNLVDHPTIKSITEELAISSDSLYQIVKQYSGLSPKEFITNRLILEARRRIYYGERSSVKELAFELGFNDPDYFSRLFKKVTGKTITVFFQDLC from the coding sequence ATGCGCAGTATTAATTCGTTACCCGAGGATTTCAGCCAAAATGACCAGCTGCCCATTCGGATCGTTTCTCCGGATTATGGCCACTTGTCTGCGCAGGCGGCAGACAAATATGGACTTACACACCGTTTGCCATATTATTTTCTTCTTTTTGTATTGGACGGTTCCATCCGGTATGGTGTAGATCTGGAAGAATTTGAGATTGGAAAACACGAAGTACTTTACTCTTTACCTAACCAGATTCAGCAGTTGCCACTCACAGCGCATGCTAATGATTATTACAAACTGGGCTTTGATGATGAATGCATTTCGAAATTGCCCAGACAATATCCCTTCCTTCTAAATCCGCTCAACCGTCAAAAAATAAGTTTTTCAGCCGTTGCAGCCAAAAGACTTCAAGCGATTTTTCAGATACTTCTGGATTTATTAAAAACCTTTAATACGGATCCCGAGCTTATCCTGGCCCATTTGAATAGTCTGCTGACAGAAATAAACACTGCCTATTTTGCAGCCGAGAAAAGGCCGGCAGATGACAGACTTGCAAAATTCATCGGCTTCAAGTTATTTGTAGAAAACAACCTTGTAGATCATCCTACCATTAAAAGCATCACAGAAGAGCTGGCCATCAGCAGTGATAGTTTGTACCAGATTGTGAAGCAATACTCAGGACTATCTCCAAAAGAATTTATTACCAACCGTCTGATACTGGAAGCCAGGCGCCGGATATATTATGGCGAACGTTCCTCAGTAAAAGAGCTGGCTTTTGAGCTTGGCTTTAATGATCCTGATTATTTTTCCCGGTTATTTAAAAAGGTGACCGGAAAAACCATCACAGTTTTTTTTCAGGATTTGTGCTGA
- a CDS encoding glycosyl transferase family 90 yields MILKKFLLTIKKNKLPYYTVNYVRKLIPNILYQKSLRKKILSSDEYDTDYLTSRLNYYNKLSGQKEVRESAVSLDEMNKVKGHSSYYFDAYQYTRYFRNSLKANFIFTDVIHVPDVPTLQKSRPVAGNNENAVVLKMDKRRHFLFVKDPYSFSEKKDMLIGRGSVNAPNSPQPHRMRFMEMYFGHPLCDLGQVNKAGGNPQWLRPKISIIDHLKFKFILSLEGNDVATNLKWIMSSNSVAVMPEPKYETWFMEGTLIPDFHFIRIKEDYSDLEERLRYYIDHPAEAQKITANANAYVRQFWDDKVEDLLSILVLQKYFESTGQLEDRELIKTKLYAI; encoded by the coding sequence TTTCTCCTGACAATTAAAAAAAATAAACTGCCGTATTATACAGTAAATTACGTAAGAAAACTGATTCCCAATATTTTATATCAAAAATCGCTGCGGAAGAAAATTCTGTCTTCGGATGAATACGATACTGATTATTTAACGAGCCGGTTGAATTATTATAATAAATTAAGTGGTCAGAAAGAGGTTCGCGAAAGTGCTGTATCGCTGGACGAAATGAATAAAGTCAAAGGCCATAGTTCTTACTATTTTGACGCTTATCAATACACCAGGTATTTCAGAAATTCTCTAAAAGCCAATTTTATATTTACTGATGTTATTCACGTTCCGGACGTGCCGACTTTGCAAAAAAGCAGACCTGTTGCAGGTAATAACGAAAATGCCGTGGTTCTTAAAATGGATAAAAGGCGGCATTTTCTCTTTGTAAAAGATCCATATTCGTTTTCGGAAAAAAAGGATATGTTGATCGGGCGTGGTTCAGTAAATGCTCCAAATTCTCCGCAGCCGCACCGGATGCGCTTTATGGAAATGTATTTCGGTCATCCGTTATGTGATCTGGGTCAGGTCAATAAGGCCGGCGGAAATCCGCAATGGCTCAGACCGAAAATTTCTATTATTGATCATTTAAAATTCAAATTTATCCTGAGCCTGGAAGGTAATGATGTGGCTACAAATCTTAAATGGATTATGTCGTCCAATTCTGTCGCGGTAATGCCTGAGCCAAAATATGAAACCTGGTTCATGGAAGGCACGCTGATTCCTGATTTTCATTTCATACGTATCAAAGAGGATTATTCGGATCTGGAAGAAAGGCTGCGATATTACATCGATCATCCCGCGGAAGCACAGAAAATTACTGCAAATGCCAACGCTTATGTAAGGCAATTTTGGGATGATAAAGTAGAAGATCTTCTTTCAATTCTGGTGCTGCAAAAGTACTTTGAATCCACCGGGCAACTCGAAGACAGGGAGTTGATTAAGACAAAACTGTACGCAATATAA